In Hirundo rustica isolate bHirRus1 chromosome 2, bHirRus1.pri.v3, whole genome shotgun sequence, one genomic interval encodes:
- the FUT4 gene encoding alpha-(1,3)-fucosyltransferase 4, translating into MAGRGGGTSPPPGVGAERRRRQQPQPQDALPGPGAAGALRGAERRRRAAGMDAARQRCRGRCCRRRWRRWALAAGLLGAAAALALYSALPPPARADDETVTVLLWWEPFGRPRRLPDCRRLYNISGCRLSADRGRFGEAQAVLFHHRDLARHGAQGLPRGSPPRPPRQRWVWMNFESPSHSPGLRGLAGLFNWTMSYRRDSDVFVPYGYLYVPPAPRPFVLPRKTRLVAWVISNWNEEHARVRYYRRLKEHLPIDVYGARGLALAEGGLVETVSAYKFYLAFENSQHTDYITEKLWKNAFSASAVPVVLGPRRANYERFIPPDSFIHVDDFPSPRLLATYLKFLDKNKPSYRRYFAWRKKYEVHVTSFWDEHFCKVCEAVRAAGNQIKTVRNLASWFES; encoded by the coding sequence ATGGCCGGGAGGGGCGGCGGCACCTCCCCGCCGCCGGGGGTGGGGGcagagcggcggcggcggcagcagccccagccgcAGGatgcgctgcccggccccggcgccgccggTGCCCTGCGAGGGGcagagcggcggcggcgggcggcggggatGGACGCGGCCCGGCAGCGCTGCCGCGGCCGCTGCTGCcggcggcgctggcggcggTGGGCGCTGGCGGCCGGGCTGCtgggcgccgccgccgcgctcgcCCTGTATtcggcgctgcccccgccggcCCGGGCGGACGACGAGACCGTGACCGTGCTGCTGTGGTGGGAGCCCTTCGGCCGCCCGCGGCGCTTGCCCGACTGCCGGCGGCTCTACAACATCAGCGGCTGCCGCCTCAGCGCCGACCGCGGCCGGTTCGGCGAGGCGCAGGCGGTGCTGTTCCACCACCGCGACCTGGCGCGGCACGGCGCCCAGGGGCTGCCCCGAGGGTccccgccgcggcccccgcGCCAGCGCTGGGTGTGGATGAACTTCGAGTCGCCGTCGCACTCGCCCGGCCTgagggggctggcagggctcttCAACTGGACCATGTCCTACCGCCGCGACTCCGACGTGTTCGTTCCCTACGGCTACCTCTACGTCCCGCCGGCGCCCCGGCCCTTCGTCCTGCCCCGCAAGACGCGGCTGGTGGCCTGGGTCATCAGCAACTGGAACGAGGAGCACGCCCGGGTGCGCTACTACCGCCGGCTGAAGGAGCACCTGCCCATCGACGTGTACGGGGCGCGGGGGCTGGCGCTGGCCGAGGGCGGCCTGGTGGAGACCGTGTCAGCCTACAAGTTCTACCTGGCCTTCGAGAACTCCCAGCACACCGACTACATCACCGAGAAGCTCTGGAAAAACGCTTTCTCCGCCAGCGCCGTGCCCGTCGTCCTCGGACCCCGCAGGGCCAACTACGAGCGCTTCATCCCCCCCGATTCCTTCATCCACGTGGACGACTTCCCCAGCCCCCGGCTGCTGGCCACCTACCTGAAATTCCTCgataaaaacaaacccagctaCAGGCGGTACTTCGCCTGGAGGAAGAAGTACGAAGTCCACGTCACCTCGTTCTGGGATGAGCATTTCTGCAAGGTCTGCGAGGCTGTTAGGGCAGCTGGGAATCAAATAAAGACTGTTCGAAATCTGGCCAGCTGGTTTGAAAGCTGA
- the C2H11orf97 gene encoding uncharacterized protein C11orf97 homolog — protein sequence MRAAGRRIPAAAAGEPGGDTRGEHPRELGRPRPPLPQPGPASPCPLGSPGVPRDSSLMAPGTAAGQKCVYVEPPRRVKEILEEHFHFQKEECNVKHPAAVALEGVWNVKNNFSIRSLKPVSQNSNDLLLQPQFYSRHAKMKNC from the exons ATGAGGGCGGCGGGCCGGCGCAtccccgcggcggcggccggggagCCGGGGGGCGACACCCGCGGCGAGCACCCCCGTGAGCTCGGCCGGCCCCGGccacccctgccccagcccgggcCCGCCTCGCCGTGTCCCCTCGGGAGCCCAGGCGTTCCCCGCGACTCCTCGCTGATGGCCCCCGGCACGGCGGCAG GGCAGAAATGTGTATATGTTGAGCCACCTAGGAGAGTTAAAGAAATACTGGAGGaacactttcattttcagaaagagGAATGCAATGTTAAACATCCAGCTGCAG TGGCTCTGGAAGGAGTTTGGAATGTGAAGAACAATTTCTCCATTAGAAGCCTGAAACCAGTGTCACAGAACAGCAACGATTTACTTTTACAGCCTCAATTCTACTCAAGACatgcaaaaatgaaaa ATTGCTGA